In the genome of Quercus robur chromosome 3, dhQueRobu3.1, whole genome shotgun sequence, one region contains:
- the LOC126716804 gene encoding chloroplast stem-loop binding protein of 41 kDa b, chloroplastic, with product MAKLVVVQQKQPSFSLLPSSLSDFNGTRLQSQIQLKRKVWKPKGALHVSASSAKKILIMGGTRFIGVFLSRLLVKEGHQVTLFTRGKAPITQQLPGESDKDFVDFSSKILHLKGDRKDYEFVKSSLSAEGFDVVYDINGREAEEVEPILDALPKLEQYIYCSSAGVYLKSDLLPHFETDAVDPKSRHKGKLETESLLTSKGVNWTSIRPVYIYGPLNYNPVEEWFFHRLKAGRPIPIPNSGVQITQLGHVKDLARAFIQVLGNEKASRQVFNISGDKYVTFDGLARACAKAGGFPEPEIIHFNPKEFDFGKKKAFPFRDQHFFASIDKAKSVLGWKPEFDLVEGLADSYNLDFGRGTFRKAADFSTDDLILGKSLVLQS from the exons ATGGCAAAGTTGGTGGTGGTGCAACAAAAACaaccttctttctctcttcttccttcttctctctctgaCTTCAATGGCACCAGACTCCAATCTCAAATTCAG TTAAAAAGAAAGGTATGGAAGCCAAAAGGAGCATTACATGTCTCAGCATCAAGTGCCAAGAAAATTCTCATAATGGGAGGCACCAGATTTATTGGTGTGTTTTTGTCTAGACTCCTTGTTAAAGAGGGTCATCAG GTGACTTTGTTTACCAGAGGGAAAGCACCCATCACTCAACAATTGCCAGGTGAATCTGACAAGGACTTTGTTGATTTTTCTTCCAAG ATCTTGCATTTGAAAGGAGACAGGAAGGATTATGAATTTGTGAAATCCAGTCTCTCAGCTGAAGGCTTTGATGTTGTTTATGACATAAATG GACGAGAGGCAGAGGAAGTTGAACCCATTTTGGATGCACTACCAAAGCTAGAACA GTATATTTACTGCTCTTCGGCTGGTGTTTATCTCAAGTCTGATTTACTACCCCACTTTGAG ACTGATGCAGTTGATCCAAAGAGCAGGCACAAGGGAAAGCTTGAGACAGAGAGCTTACTAACATCAAAGGGTGTTAATTGGACTTCTATAAGGCCAGTCTACATCTATGGACCGCTGAACTACAATCCTGTTGAAGAGTGGTTCTTCCACCGATTGAAAGCTGGTCGTCCAATTCCAATTCCCAACTCAGGGGTTCAAATAACACAACTCGGTCATGTTAAG GACTTGGCTAGAGCTTTTATTCAGGTGCTTGGAAATGAAAAGGCCAGCAGGCAAGTCTTCAACATCTCTGGAGATAAGTACGTCACCTTTGATGGATTAGCAAGAGCATGTGCAAAG GCTGGTGGATTTCCTGAGCCTGAGATCATTCACTTCAACCCTAAGGAATTTGATTTTGGTAAAAAGAAGGCATTTCCGTTCCGTGATCAG CATTTCTTTGCATCAATTGACAAAGCAAAAAGTGTGCTTGGGTGGAAACCAGAATTTGACCTAGTGGAAGGGCTTGCTGACTCCTACAACTTAGACTTTGGTAGGGGAACATTCAGGAAAGCGGCCGATTTTTCAACAGATGACTTGATTCTCGGCAAGAGTCTTGTTCTTCAGAGCTAG
- the LOC126716807 gene encoding galactinol synthase 2-like isoform X2, whose amino-acid sequence MAPNITTTATTVTTKPVSMPSKAYVTFLAGNGDYVKGVVGLAKGLRKVKTKYPLVVAILPDVPEDHREILVSQGCIVREIEPVYPPENQTQFAMAYYVINYSKLRIWEFVEYSKMIYLDGDIQVFENIDHLFDLPDNHFYAVMDCFCEKNWSNTPQHKIGYCQQCPDKVNWPAELGPKPPQYFNAGFFVYEPNLSTYHDLLETLQVTSPTTFAEQDFLNMFFNDIYKPISPVYNLVLAMLWRHPENIEFDKVKVVHYCADGSKPWRYTGEEENMDREDIKLLVKKWWDIYNDESLDYKNTLASVEAKAGVEKNGLKRFLTAVSETVGHYINAPSAA is encoded by the exons ATGGCTCCTAACatcaccaccaccgccaccactgTTACCACCAAACCCGTTAGCATGCCTAGCAAGGCTTATGTCACTTTTTTGGCTGGTAACGGTGACTATGTGAAAGGTGTGGTTGGCTTAGCCAAGGGCCTGAGAAAGGTCAAGACTAAGTACCCCCTAGTGGTTGCTATTTTGCCTGATGTCCCAGAGGATCACCGTGAAATATTGGTTTCACAAGGGTGCATAGTGAGGGAGATTGAGCCTGTGTACCCACCTGAGAACCAAACCCAGTTCGCCATGGCCTACTATGTCATCAACTACTCCAAGCTTCGTATTTGGGAG TTTGTGGAGTACAGCAAGATGATTTACCTGGATGGAGACATTCAAGTGTTTGAAAACATTGATCACCTCTTTGACTTACCGGACAACCACTTCTATGCTGTCATGGACTGTTTTTGTGAGAAAAATTGGAGCAACACTCCACAACACAAGATTGGCTATTGCCAGCAGTGCCCTGACAAGGTTAACTGGCCTGCTGAGCTTGGCCCCAAGCCTCCCCAATACTTCAATGCTGGCTTCTTTGTGTATGAGCCTAATCTATCCACATACCATGATCTCCTTGAGACCCTTCAAGTTACCTCTCCTACAACTTTTGCTGAGCAG GACTTTTTGAACATGTTCTTCAATGATATTTACAAGCCAATATCTCCAGTTTACAATCTTGTACTTGCCATGTTATGGCGTCATCCAGAAAATATTGAGTTTGACAAAGTTAAAGTTGTTCATTACTGTGCTGAT GGCTCTAAGCCATGGAGGTACACTGGTGAGGAAGAGAACATGGACAGGGAAGACATCAAGTTGCTAGTGAAGAAATGGTGGGACATATATAATGATGAGTCATTGGACTACAAGAACACATTGGCTTCTGTAGAGGCTAAAGCTGGTGTTGAGAAAAATGGCTTGAAACGATTCTTGACAGCAGTGTCCGAGACTGTTGGTCACTACATTAATGCCCCATCTGCTGCTTAG